The following proteins are co-located in the Halictus rubicundus isolate RS-2024b chromosome 1, iyHalRubi1_principal, whole genome shotgun sequence genome:
- the Rps18 gene encoding ribosomal protein S18, with protein MSLVIPEKFQHILRVMGTNIDGNRKVMFAMTAIKGVGRRYANIVLKKADIDLDKRAGECSEEEVEKIVTIMGNPRQYKIPDWFLNRQKDIVDGKYSQLTSSYLDSKLREDLERMKKIRAHRGLRHYWGLRVRGQHTKTTGRRGRTVGVSKKK; from the exons ATG TCGCTCGTAATTCCAGAGAAGTTCCAACACATTCTTCGTGTCATGGGCACGAACATTGACGGTAATAGAAAAGTTATGTTCGCTATGACAGCGATTAAGGGTGTCGGTCGTCGTTATGCCAACATTGTGTTGAAAAAGGCTGACATCGACTTGGACAAACGTGCTGGAGAATGCTCCGAAGAGGAA gttgaaaaaattGTCACCATTATGGGCAATCCTAGGCAGTACAAAATCCCAGACTGGTTCTTGAATAGACAAAAGGATATTGTTGACGGCAAATATTCACAA CTTACCAGCTCCTACCTAGACTCCAAACTTCGTGAAGATCTGGAACGTATGAAGAAGATTCGTGCGCACAGAGGTCTGCGTCACTATTGGGGTCTCCGTGTGCGTGGTCAGCACACAAAGACTACAGGTCGTCGTGGACGTACTGTGGGTGTATCCAAAAAGAagtaa